CCGGCGCCGGGCTCCAACGCGTCGATCTTGTTGAAGACGAGCAGCTCGGGCAGGTCGCCGAGCCCGATCTCGCGGAGCACGCGGTGCACGGCCTCGATGCGCCGCTCGAAATCCTCGGCCGAGGCGTCGACGACGTGCAGCAGCAGGCTCGCGTCCTCGAGCTCCTCGAGCGTCGCGCGGAAGGCGTCGACGAGCTCGGGCGGCAGGTCGCGGATGAAGCCCACGGTGTCGGTGACGATCACCTCGCGCTCCTTCGGGAAGCGCAGCCGGCGCGAGACGGGGTCGAGCGTCGCGAACATCCGATCCTCGACGAGTACGTCGGTCTTCGTGAGCGCGCGGATCAGCGTGCTCTTGCCCGCGTTCGTGTAGCCGACGATCGACAGCACGGGCACGGCGCGGCGATCGCGCCGCTGCCGGCGCTGGCTGCGCTGGCCGGCGAGCCGGCCGAGCTCGCGCTGGAGCTTGGTGATGCGGTCGCGCACGCGGCGGCGATCGACCTCGAGCTTCGTCTCGCCGGGGCCGCGCCCGCCGATGCCGCCGCCGAGTCGCGACAGCGACACGTCGGCCTGCTGCGCGAGCCGCGGCAGCCGGTACTGCAGCTGCGCGAGCTCGACCTGGAGCTTGCCGTCCCGCGAGGTCGCGTGCTGCGCGAAGATGTCGAGGATGAGCTGCGTGCGATCGACGACGCGCAGCTCCATGCGCTCGGCGAGGTTGCGCGCCTGCGTCGGCGTGAGCTTCTGATCGAAGATCACGAGGTCGACGTCCTGCTGGAAGGTGCGCACGGCGAGGTCGTCGAGCTTGCCGCCGCCGATCACGGTCTTCGGGTCGACCTGCGGACGGTGCTGCGTGACGACGTCGACGACCTGCACGCCGGCCGAGCGCGCGAGCTCGGCGAGCTCCGCGAGGTGCACCTCGAACTCGTCGCGGTGGCGGCCCGCCGTCACGGCGACGAGGATCGCGCGGTCGCCGTCGCCGACGGTGCGGCCGGTGTCGAGGCGCGCGAGCTCCGCCTCGAGCTCGCGGACGAAGCGCTGGAAGTCGAGGTCGAGGTCGGCGGGGTGCGCGGGCGCGAGCCGCTCGGTCGGCTCCTCCTCGGGCGTCCGCGTCGCGCGCAGCGTCGCGGTGTGCGCGAGCCCGGGCAGCCCGTCCTCGCGCGCCGCGACGGTGACCATCGCGTCGAGCCGGAGCAGCGCGAGGTCCGTCAGGTCGTCGCGCGTGAGCCCCTCGTCGCCCAGGTGCGTGTGGATGCAGCGCAGGCCGCGCAGGCGCCCGCGCCCCGCGCGCAGGCGCCCCCAGTCGGGCAGCTCGATGCCGCTCGTCGAGCCGACCATCACGTGCGTCACCTCGCCGCGGCGGTCGACGAGCACGCCGACCTGGCGGCGGATGTCGCGGCTCGTCTCGGTCAGCTCGCGGGCCAGCTCGTTGGTGATCAGGCGGTCCGGCGGGAGGCGGCGGCGGGAGAGGCGCTCGAGTCGCCGCGTCTGGCTCGCCTTGAGTCCGTGCGTGTTGCCGTGGATGTGGATGACAGGGCTCCGTCGGACCCACGCGCTCCGGCGCTCCGGCGCGGCGACCGCAGCGGGAGCATACCGACGAAACGCGTCGCGTCGGCGGCTGCGGCGCGGGTTCTCCCCGGGGGCCGGACGTCCGCACGCGCGGTCGCCCGTGTACCTTCCCGCGTCGCGCGAGGCGCGGTGCGCGCGCCGGCCCGCGGCCGTCGCCGATCCGCGAAATCCCCGCCCGTGGTCCTTCGCGGCGTTCCGCGAGCCCAAGACGCGCGCGCGTCGAACCGAACAGGAGCCCCATGTCGCCGTCGCCGCACCCGCTCGCCGTCGTCGTCCTCGCTGCCGGAAAGGGCACGCGCATGAAGTCGCGCCGGGCCAAGGTGCTGCACGAGCTGTGCGGGCGGCCGATGCTCGGCCACGTGCTCGAGACCGCGTCGCGCGTGGGCGGCGACCGGTTGATCGTCGTGGTCGGGCGCGATGCCGACGAGGTCCGCCGCACCTTCGAGGGCCGCGCCGAGTTCGTGCTGCAGGCCGAGCAGAAGGGCACGGGGCACGCCGTCATGCAGGCGCTGCCCGCGCTCGAGGGGCATCGCGGCGACGTGCTCGTGCTCTACGCCGACACGCCGCTCCTGCGCGAGGAGTCGCTGCGCGCGATGCGCGAGCTGCGCGCGAGCGCGAACGCCGACCTCGTGATGCTGACGTCGCCCGAGCCGCTGCCGGGCGTTGTCGTGCGCGACGACCGAGGCCGCGTCCAGCGCATCGTCGAGCTCGTCGACGCGACGCCCGAGGAGCGCGCCATCCAGGAAGGCAACACGGGCGTGTACCTGATGGACGTCGATCTGCTGCGCGACGGCCTCGCCGCGCTCGACACCGACAACACGCAGGGCGAGCTCTACCTGACGGGCGTCGTCGCCTACGCGGTCGCGAAGGGCCGGCGCGTCGAGGCCATCCGGCTCGAGGACGCGAGCGAGTGCCTCGGCGTGAACACGCGCGGCGAGCTCGCCGAGGCCGCCTACGCCCTGCGCAGCCGGAAGATCGACGAGCTGCTCGACGCGGGCGTCACCATCGTCGACCCCGAGCAGACCTACGTCGACGTCGACGTCGTCGTCGGGCGCGACACGGTGATCGAGCCCGGCTGCGTCATCCAGGGCGACACGCGCATCGGCGAGGGCGTGCACGTGAAGCCGCACTGCACGATCGAGTCGAGCGTCCTCGACGACGACGTGGTGATCGGGCCGTGCGCGCACCTGCGCCCCGGCACCCATCTCATGAAGGGCGTGCGCATCGGCAACTTCGTCGAGGTGAAGAACAGCGTGCTCGGGCCCGGCGTGAAGGCCGACCATCTCTCCTACGTGGGCGACGCCGAGGTGGGTGCGGGCTCGAGCTTCGGCTGCGGCGCCATCACCGTGAACTACGACTGGGACGCCAAGCACCGCACCGTCGTCGGCGCGGGGACGCGCATCGGCTGCAACGCGAACCTGATCGCGCCGGTGACGCTCGGCGACGGCGCCGCCGTGGCCGCGGGCTCGACGGTGACGCTCGACGTGCCGGACGGCGCGCTCGCCGTCGCGCGCACGAAGCAGCGCAACATCGAGGGCTGGATGGCGCGCCGCGCGCGCGGCGCGCGGACCGACGGTGCGGGAACCGCGCCGGCGGCGACGGGCTCGAAGGCCGGAGCGGGTCGGGCGAGGTCCGCGGCCGGGGCGAAGCGGGCCGCGGCGACGAAGAAGGAGTCCGCCGGGACGAAGGCCGCCGGCAGGACGACCCGCTCGCGGAAGTCGAGCGCGAAGAAGTCGAGCGCGAAGAAGAAGAGCGCGAAGGGGCGCGCGACGCCGAAGCGCGCGACGAAGGCGGCGGCGAAGGAACGGCCGCGCGCCGGGAAGACGGCCGGGAAGAAGGTCGGGGCGCGCGGCGCGAAGGCGCGTCGCTAGGCGCGGAGCGAGCGGCCCGCCGGGCGGGCGCGGGGAGGCAGGCGCATGTGCGGGATCGTCGGAATCGTCGGGCGCGAGCGGCGCGCGATGGACGTGCTGGTCGACGGGCTCGCGAAGCTCGAGTACCGCGGCTACGACTCGGCGGGCGTCGCCATCCTCTCCGGCGGCGCACTCGAGGTGCGCCGCGCGGTCGGCAAGCTCGAGAACCTGCGGCGCGTGCTCGAGGCCGACCCGGTCGAAGGGCTCGTCGGCATCGGCCACACGCGCTGGGCCACGCACGGCAAGCCCTCCGAGCGCAACGCGCATCCCCACCGCGCGGGCTCGGTCGTGCTCGTGCACAACGGCATCATCGAGAACTACCGCGAGCTGCGCGCCGAGCTCGAAGCCGCCGGCCGCGAGATCGCGTCGGACACCGACACGGAGCTCATCGCGCACTGCATCGACGCCGAGCTCGCGAGCGGCGTCGACCTGCTCGGCGCCTGTCGCGCGGCGAGTCGCCGCCTCACCGGCTCCTACGCGTTCGCGGCGATCTCCGATCGCGACCCCGCGCACATGATCGCCGCCAAGCAGGGCGGCAGCCCGATCATCCTCGGCATGGCGGACGGGCACACGTATCTCGCGAGCGACGTTCCCGCGCTCCTCGATCACACGCGCCAGGTCACGTTCCTCGACGACGGCGACTTCGCCGTGCTCTCCGCCGACGGCGTGCAGATCGTCGACGCCGACGGCCGCCCGGTCGATCGCGACGTCAAGGCGATCGAGTGGAACCCCGTCGCCGCGCAGAAGGGCGGCTACGACCGCTTCATGCAGAAGGAGATCTTCGAGCAGCCGCGCGCGATCACCGACACGATCGGGACGCGCCTCGACGAGCAGGCCGCGCTCGTCGACCTCGACGGCATCCGCTTCACGCGCGCCGAGGCGGAGAAGATCCGCGGCATCTCGCTCGTCGCGTGCGGGACCGCGTACTACGCGTGCATGGTCGGGCGCTACATGATCGAGCAGATCGCGGGCATCCCGTGCGACGTCGACCTCGCGAGCGAGTTCCGCTATCGCAAGCCCGTCCTCGGCCAGGATCGCATCGTGATTCCCGTGTCCCAGTCCGGCGAGACGGCGGACACGCTCGCCGCGCTGCGCGAGGGCCGCTCGCAGGGCGCGCGCATCCTGTCCGTGTGCAACTGCCGCGAGTCGAGCATCGCGCGCGAGAGTGACGACGTGCTCTACACGCACGCGGGCCCCGAGATCGGCGTGGCGTCGACGAAGTGCTTCACGACGCAGGTCGTCGCGCTCTACCTCGTCGCGCTCGCGCTCGGCGCGGCGCGCGGGCGCCTCTCCGAGGACGAGCTCCGCGCGCACATCCGCGACCTGACGCGCCTGCCTCGCATGGTCGAGCAGGTGCTGCAGCTCGACGAGCACATCCAGGAGATCGCGCACCGCCACTTCAAGGCGCACGACTTCCTCTTCCTCGGGCGCGGCATCATGTATCCGATCGCGCTCGAGGGCGCGCTCAAGCTCAAGGAGATCAGCTACATCCACGCCGAGGGCTACGCCGCCGGCGAGATGAAGCACGGGCCGATCGCGCTGATCGACGAGAACATGCCCGTCGTCGTGATCGCGACGCGGGGCGAGCTGCACGAGAAGCTCGTGAGCAACCTCGAGCAGGTGCGCGCGCGCGACGGCAAGGTGATCGCGATCGCGACCGAAGGCGATCGCGAGATCGTCGACAAGGCGAACGACGTCGTGCACATCCCGCACCTCGGCGACTTCCTCACGTCGATCCTCGCCGTCGTGCCGCTGCAGCTGCTCGCGTACCACGTGGCGACGCGCAAGGGCACGGACGTCGACCAGCCGCGCAACCTCGCGAAGAGCGTGACCGTCGAGTAGCCTCCGCCGCCGCGCCCGCGCGACGGGCCGGGGGGAGCGCGCGTGACGTTCGACTTCTCGGAGGGCGGCTCGAGCCGGGCCGCGGACGCCGCCTCGCTCGCCGCGATCGTCGAGGGGCTGAACCCCGCGCAGCGCGAAGCGGTCGAGTGCACCGAGGGCCCGCTGCTCGTGCTCGCGGGTGCCGGCAGCGGCAAGACGCGCGTCCTCACGAGTCGCATCGCGCACCTGATCGGCGGCTGCGGCATCCCGCCCGACTCGATCCTCGCCGTCACGTTCACGAACAAGGCCGCCGGCGAGATGCGCGAGCGCGTCGAGAAGATGCTCGGGCCGGTCGGCGACGGCCTGTGGCTCGGCACCTTCCACTCCGTGTGCGTGCGCATCCTGCGGCGCGACATCGGCCATCTCGGCCGGTCGCGCGGCTTCGTGATCTACGACGAGAGCGATTCGCTCGGCGTGGTCAAGGAGGTGCTGCGACGCCACCGGCTCGACCCGAAGACGCACGAGCCGCGGCGTCTGCGCTGGCGCATCGACCAGTGGAAGAACCAGGGCGTGCTGCCCGCGCGCGCCGTCGAGCTCGCGAACGACATCGACGACGAGCTCTCGGCCGAGCTCTACGTCACCTACCAGCGCCTGCTCGCCGAGGCGAACGCGCTCGACTTCAACGACCTGCTGCTGCTCACCGTCGAGCTCTTCGAGCGCAACCCGGAGGTGCTGGCTCACTACCAGCGGCGCTGGCAGTACGTGCTCGTCGACGAGTACCAGGACACGAACCGCGTGCAGTACCAGCTCGTGCGGCTGCTCGCGGACGCGCACCGCAACCTGTGCGTCGTCGGCGACCCCGACCAGTCCATCTACGCGTGGCGCGGCGCCGACATCCGCAACATCCTCGACTTCGAGCGCGACTACGAGGACGCGCGCGTCGTCAAGCTCGAGCAGAACTACCGCTCGACGCAGCCCATCCTCACGGGCGCGTCGGCCGTGGTCCAGCACAACACGGGCCGCCGGCAGAAGCGCATGTTCACCGAGCGCGAGGGCGGCGAGGCGATCCGCGTCTTCGAGGCGGTCGACGACCGCGAGGAGTCGCAGTTCGTCGTGCGCCAGGTGCTCGACGCCACGCGGCGCGGCGCGCGCAAGCACGGCGACTTCGCCGTCCTCTACCGCACGAACGCGCAGTCGCGCGCGATCGAGGAGGAGCTGCTCAAGTACGACGTCCCGTACGCGGTGGTCGGCGGCGTGCGCTTCTACGACCGCGCCGAGATCAAGGACGTGCTCGCCTACCTGCGCCTGCTCGTGAACCCGCGCGACGACCAGGCGCTCCGGCGCATCGTGAACCGCCCGGTGCGCGGCATCGGCAAGACGACCGTCGAGCGCGCGGAGGAGGTGGCGGCGCGCGAGGGCATCGGGCTGCTCGACGCGCTCGGTCGCCTCGTCGAGACGGGCGCGGCGGGCACGAGCGCCGCGCGCGTCGTCGCCTTCCTCGACCTCGTCGCGGGGCTCGCGCGCGAGATCGAGGGCGCGCGCATCGACGACGCGCTCGCGCGCGTGATGGAGCGCAGCGGCTACCTCGCCGCGCTCGAGAAGGACGGGAGCCCCGAGGCGGAGGGCCGGCTCGACAACCTGAAGGAGCTGCTCGCGAGCGCCGAGGACTTCCACGCGGCGAACGTGCTCTCGCCCGACGACGAGCGCGGCGAGCTCGAGCTCTTCCTCGACCAGGTGGCCCTCATCTCCGACCTCGACGGCTACGAGCAGCGCGAGGAGCGCGTGTCGCTCATGACGGTGCACTCGGCGAAGGGCCTCGAGTACCCGTGCGTGCTGATCGTGGGCATGGAGGAGGGCATCTTCCCGCACGCGTCGTCCTCGCAGAGCGCCGAGGGCATCGAGGAGGAGCGCCGCCTCTTCTACGTCGCGATGACGCGCGCGATGGAGCAGCTGTGGATCTGCCACGCGGGCGAGCGGCGCCGCTACGGCGGGCGGAGCTACCAGCGGCCGTCGCGCTTCCTCGAGGAGCTCCCCGAGGAGCTGGTCGAGCGGATCGCGTCGCGTCCGACGCCGCGCACGCGCGATGCGCGCGGCTGGGACGGACGCGGTCGCCGCGACGGCGCGGGCGCATCCGGCGCATCGGGCACAACAGGCGACTGGGACGAGCCCTCGTTCGACTACTCCTTCTCGCAGGAGGGCGCCGAGGAGGCGTCGATCCGCAAGGGAACGCGCGTGCGCCACCCCACCTTCGGTCTCGGCACGATCGTCGCCGTCGTCGGCAACGGCCTCGAGCAGAAGCTGCGCATCAAGTTCGACCGCGTCGGCGTGAAGACCGTGATGGTCCGCTACGCGAACCTCGAGCTCGCCTAGCGAGCGTCCGCCGGCGCGCTCGTCGCCGGCCCCTTGAGCTCGACCGTGTTGCCGTCCGGGTCGCGGACGTACATCGACGGCCCCGACCCTCCCGCGCCGTAGCGCTCGCCGACGTCGCCCGGCGCGATGCCGTGCGCCGCGAGGTGCGCGCGCAGCGCGGCCTCGTCGAACGACGCGATCGCGACGGCGAAGTGGTCGACGTTGCGCGCGGCGTCGTCGGGGGCGCCGCCGCCCGCGGCGCCGAGCGGCGAGTCGACGGGCACGAGGTCGATCAGGCTCGCGCCCGCGCGCAGCTGCACGAGCCCGAGCGCGTCGATGCGGCGCTCGACCGGGCAGCCGAGCGCGTCGCGGTAGAAGCGCAGCGACGCGTCGAGGTCGCGGACGCGCACGACGACGTGATCGATTCCGGTGATCTCGATGGCGCTCATGGAACGACGACCTCCGTCTCGCCCGCGGCCTCGAGCACGGGCTGCGAGCGACCATCCTCGCTCGCCACGACGTGGACGGAAAGGCGGTGGCTCCCGGGCGCGAGCGCGGCCTCGGGCACGATCGCGCGCGCGACGAGCGAGCCGGCCGCGTGCGCGCGCGCCCAGCCGACGGCGCGGACGACGCCGTCCACCGCGAACGCGAGCGGAACGCGCTCGTCGGCGGCGGCCGGGCTTCCGTCCGCGTGGCGCAGGAAGACGGTGATGCGCGCGAGCGAGACGCCGTCCGGGTCGCGCGCGAGTGCCTCGACGGCCGCGCGGTCGAAGCGCGCGGCGAAGCGGGCGGGCGCGTCGCCCGCCCGTTCCGCGACGCGCACGCCGACCAGCTCGCGGTGCGGGCCGAACGCGTAGGCGTCGTCGTCGCCCGCGCCGAACAGCGCGAGCCTGTGCTGCAGACCCTCGCCTCGCGTCGCGAGATCGTCGGGAACCTCGTGGGCGCGGTCGTCGCGGTCCACCACGCGTCGACGCGCTCCCGTCGCATCGGCCCGCTCGCACGCGCGCGCCTCCGCGTCGCTCGCGATCGCGCATCCGTCGACGCGCCACGGAACCGCGACGCCGACCGCGCGCGCGAGCGTCGGCAGGACGTCGACGGTGAGCACCGGCTCGTCGACCACGGCGCCCGCGCGCTGTCCCGGCGCCTTCACGAACATCGGGATGCGGACGACGTCCTCGATCGCCGCGCCGTCGTCGAGCCAGCGCATGGAAGCACCCGGCCGGAACGACACGCCGTGGTCGGCGAGCACGACCACCGCCGCGTCGTCCCACGTCCCGAGCGCTTCGAGCCGCGCGCGCACGCGCGCGAGCATCGCGTCGACCGCGCCCACCTGGAGCAGGTACTGCTGCTCGGCCTGGTCGACGAGCCACGCGTCGTCGCCGAAGCGCTCCTGCTTGCCGAGGCCCGGCGAATCCCACGGCACGATGCGCCGCTCGCTCGGCAGGTACTCCCACGGCCGGTGCGGGAGCAGCACGTGCAGGAAGTGGAGACACGCGCGGCCGCAGGCGCCGAGACCCTCGACGAAGGCATCGACGCGCGCCTTGCGATCGACGAACCCCTCGAACACGGCCTTGCGGCCGAACACGGCGAGCTGACGGTCGCGATCGGTCGTCTCGCGGAAGCGTCCCCACGTCTCGCCGATCGACGGCAGGCGCGCGGCCCAGGCGGGCGGCAGCAGCACGTGCAGGTAGACGAGCGCCGCGTCGGCCGCGAGCGCGCGGAAGGCGCCGGGCTCGCGCGACGCTCGGGCACCCGCCTCGGGCTCGAAGAGCATCGTCTGCGACTCGACGACGTGCATCGCGTGGCTCGCGGCGAACAGCGCGAAGAGGTTCTCGGGATGGTCGGCCGCGCGCGGGAGGAGCGCCGGGTCGGGGAATCGTCCCGTGGCGATCGACGGCACGGCGTGCAGCGTCGACGTGTGCACGGCGCGCGCGCCGCGATACCAGGTGCTCGTGCGCGCGAGGGCGGCGAACGCCGGGTAGCGGACGGCGTCGATGTGGCCCTCGCGGTCGAGCAGGGCGGAGAGGCCGAACTCGTCGAGCACGACGACGACGATCGGCGCGTCCGATCGCACGTGGCTCGCGGCCGCGCGCGCGTCGCCCGCGGTGTCGACGACGAGCCGGGCAACCGGCCCCGCGAGCAGGAAGAGCGTGGCGAAGACGAGCGGCGCCGCGCCGAGGAGCGTCGCGAAGCGGCGCGCGAGCGCGCTCCGCCGGTAGAGCGCGGCGGCTCCGGCGCCGAGCGCCGCGGCGACGCCCGCCGCCCCCGTCGCGCCGAGGAACGCGAGCGCCGGTGCGCGGTGGAGCGGCGGCAGGGCGGTCGCGGCCGCGAGCGCGCCGATGGCGAGCGCGAGTGCGGCCGCGGCGGCGCGCTCGCCGAGCGCGCGCGCGACGGCGACCGGCGCGAGTGCGCCGAGCGTCGGCGCCAAGAGCGCGAGCGCGGCGAGCGCGACGACCTCGCCCGGTCGCGCTCCGTGCGCGACGAGGAACGGAGCGTGGCGCGCGAGCACGTCGAAGAGCGGCTGCGCGACCGCGAAGCCGCACGCGCCGAACAGCTGGACGGCCGCGATCCCGAAGCCGGGCCACGGGCCCCGCCGCGCGCGCGCGTCGCTCACGACCGGCCCCGGCCGAGGCGGCGCGCGAGCGGCCCGCGCAGGAAGGGGCGCTCGATCGCCGCGTACGAGCCGAGCGCGAGCGCGAGGCTCGCGCCGACGACGAGCCACGCGGTCGCCTGCGGCTGCGGGATGCGGAGCATCGCGAGCGCGCGCAGCACGGGCACGTGCCAGAGGTAGACGCTGAAGCTGACGACGCCGGCGAGGCGCAGCGCGCGGCTCTCGAGCGCGCGCGCGAGCGGTCCGCGCGCGCGCAGGGCTCCGAGCACGACCGCGCTCCACGCGATCCCGAACGGCAGGTAGGCGGTGTGGAGGAACGTCTTGTCGACGTCCGCGCCCGTCGCCGCGCGCGCGACGGACGGGAACGCGGCGACGACGGCCGCGAGCCCGGCCGCGGCGACCGCGTCGCCGGCGAGCGTGCGCGCGCGCGGAATCCGGTGGTCGAGGAACGCGGCGTACGAGCCGGCCGCGAACACGGGCAGGTACCAGCCGATCCACACCGAGTTGTTGGGCGTGTCGCCGGGCGGGAACAGCGCGCTCGACGCCGCGACGATCGCCGCCGTCGCGAGCGTGACGGGCACGAGCCGCCCGCCGAGCGCGCGCACGAGCAGCGCGTAGACGGGGATCGCGAGGTAGAAGGCGAGCTCGACGGGGATCGTCCAGTAGACGCCCTTGCCCTCGCGCAGCAGCATGTGACGCACCCACTGCTCGCTCGTGAGCGACGGGAAGGCCTGCGTCGGCCAGACCTCCGTGAACCCCCAGTTCACCGCGAGCACGACCCAGTAGAGCGGGAAGATGCGGAGCGCGCGCCGCGCCGCATAACGACGCCACGCCGCGGCGCCCCCGAACGCGGCGCCGGGCGCGACGAGCGGGCGCGTCAGCAGGAACGCGCTCAACACGAAGAACAGATAGACGCCGTACTTCCCCGTGCCCTGGAAGTCTGCGCCGGGGAGCGGGTGCAGGCCGAGGTTGCTCAGGTGGCTCGCGACGACGAGCGCGACGGCGATGCCGCGGAGCCCGTCGAGCGCGTCGACCTGCTCGTTCGACGACGATGTCCTGCGCAGGAAGTGCGCGTCGAGCCAGGCGCCGGGCGACACGCGGGCGAGTCTAGCGGCGGTTCGGAGCGCGGCGGGGCCGGTATGCTCGGCGCGCCCCGGGCCGGCGACCGCGCGCGGCCGCGGCACCTCGTGGCGGGGAGCGCCGATGCACTGGCTCTGGATCGCGATCGAGCTCGCCGTCGAGACGCTCGCCGCCTGGACCGTCGCCGTGCACGCGTGCATGGTGACGGGCGCCGCGTCCTGGGTCGCGCGCCCGCTCTTCGCCGGGCTCCTCGCGGCGCTCCTCGTCGCGCAGCGCGGGCGCTTCGCGCGGGCGGCCGCGCGCGGGCGCGACCCGGGCGAGCGCGCCACCGCGCTCGCCGCACTCGCGATCGGCGCCGCGTTCGGCGCGCTCTCGCTCTGCCTCCTCACGCCGAGCGGCGACGACTTCGACTTCTTCCACCGCGCACTCTGGCAGCAGGGCCATCCGGAGGCGCCCTTCGCGTTCCACGACACCGCGTTCGCGGCGGAAGGGCTCGCGGCGATCTCGCCGCTCCACGCGATGACGACGTGGGAGCACGGCATCGCCGCGGTCGCCGACGTGCTCGGGCTCGACGCGCTCGGCGTCTACCACAACGGCGCGATCGTCGCGTCGCACCTCGTGCTCGCGAGCGTGCTCGTGCTGCTCGTGCGCGAGCTCGGCTTCGGTGTGCGCGCGGCCGCCGCGGGCGCGATCGCCGCGTTCGCCTTCCTCGCCGTCGACGATCCGGGCCTGCGCTCGTTCGGGATCGCCTGGCGCATGCTGTGGGTCGGCAAGATGGTGCAGTGGCTCGTGCTGCTGCCCGCGGCCCTGCTGTTCGCGCTTCGCTATGCGCGCGCGCCCTCCGCGCGCGCGCTCCTGCACCCGGCCCTGTGCGGCGCGTGCGCGATCGGCCTGAGCGGAACGGGTGTATTCCTGCTGCCCGGCGTCTTCGCCGCCGCTTCGGTCGCGATGCTCGCACGCACCGCGTTCGCGCCGCGCGCGCTCGCGCGCGCCGCGGCGCTGAACGCGGGCTCGCTCTACTGCGTCGGCGTCGCCGCGCTCGTGCTCGCGCGCGTGCTCGCGCCGCCCGACGACGTGCGCGCGTGGACCGAGCCCTTCCCCGATGCCTGGTGGGCCAACCTCGCGCTCACGTTCGGCCACGTTCCGGGCGCGCTGCGCAACGCCGTGCTCGCGGTCGCGGTGCCGGCGCTCGTGCTGCGCGGCGCACCGCGCCGCTTCGTCGTCGCCTACGCCCTCGCCCTCGTCGCGCTGTTCGCGAACCCGCTCACGGGCCCGCTGTGGCTGCGCGCCGCGCAGCCCGGCGCGTACTGGCGCGTGATGATGCTCTTCCCGGTTCCGCTCGGCGCCGCGCTCGCCGCCGCCGCGCTCGTCGAGCGGCCGCGCGCGCGCACGTCGCTCGCCGCCGCCGCGCTCGCAGTGGTCGCGACGTGCGTCGCGCGCGCGACGCCGCCGCGCGAGGGCATCGCGCTGACGCACCGCTTCGGCTGGAAGGCGCCGCTCGATGTGCGCCTCCCGCCCGACGACCTTCGCTTCCTCGCGCCGCTGCGCGGCGAGCTCGCCGGAAGGCGGCTGCTCGCCGGCCAGGGCATCGCGACGTCGGCCGCGCTGCTCGTGCCGTCGCTGCGGCTCGAGGCCGCTCGCTTCATGGATACGCGCCACGTGTTCGCGAACGCGGGCCGCGCCGAGGAAGGGCGGCTGCGGCTCGCGGCCTGGCGCTGGGCGAGCACGTGCGAGCCCGACGCGGCCGGCGCGCGCGCCGCCGCCGCGCTCGTGCGCGACGGCGTCGATGCGGTGATCGCGCGCGACTGCCGCGGCGGCCGCGCGCGCGCGCCGACGAGGAGGAGCGCGTGCTCGCGGCGGCGCGCGCGCCGGTGGGCGAGCGCGCGCCGTGGGTCGAGGTCGCGCGCGCGCACGGCTACGCGCTCTGGCTGCGGCGCTGACGCGGCCCGCGGCCGAGCGCGCGCGAGCGCTCCGCGAGCGCTCCGAGAGCGCGACACCCGCCGCGCGCTGCGCGCGCGCTGCCGCGCGGCTGCGCGCGGTGCGTGTGCGCGCGCGGGCGGCGCGGCCGCCGTTCCTCCGCATCGCGCCGCCGCGCGCTTCCTGCCCCGGCGCGCCACGGATAGACTCCGCCGTCCCGATGGGTGCCGAGATCGATCCGACGACCGCGCGCTCCCGCCGCCGCCGCCCCGACGCGCCGTTCGGCGAGCTCCGCCGCGAAGCGCGTCTGCGCCTCCTGCGCATGCACCACCGCGCCGGCGTC
This genomic interval from Myxococcota bacterium contains the following:
- the hflX gene encoding GTPase HflX produces the protein MLVDRRGEVTHVMVGSTSGIELPDWGRLRAGRGRLRGLRCIHTHLGDEGLTRDDLTDLALLRLDAMVTVAAREDGLPGLAHTATLRATRTPEEEPTERLAPAHPADLDLDFQRFVRELEAELARLDTGRTVGDGDRAILVAVTAGRHRDEFEVHLAELAELARSAGVQVVDVVTQHRPQVDPKTVIGGGKLDDLAVRTFQQDVDLVIFDQKLTPTQARNLAERMELRVVDRTQLILDIFAQHATSRDGKLQVELAQLQYRLPRLAQQADVSLSRLGGGIGGRGPGETKLEVDRRRVRDRITKLQRELGRLAGQRSQRRQRRDRRAVPVLSIVGYTNAGKSTLIRALTKTDVLVEDRMFATLDPVSRRLRFPKEREVIVTDTVGFIRDLPPELVDAFRATLEELEDASLLLHVVDASAEDFERRIEAVHRVLREIGLGDLPELLVFNKIDALEPGAGEALARRHGAVAVSAVDRTGLGELLARAGAMLWKDDLSEFEKRRLEGLAAQSAGA
- the glmU gene encoding bifunctional UDP-N-acetylglucosamine diphosphorylase/glucosamine-1-phosphate N-acetyltransferase GlmU, which codes for MSPSPHPLAVVVLAAGKGTRMKSRRAKVLHELCGRPMLGHVLETASRVGGDRLIVVVGRDADEVRRTFEGRAEFVLQAEQKGTGHAVMQALPALEGHRGDVLVLYADTPLLREESLRAMRELRASANADLVMLTSPEPLPGVVVRDDRGRVQRIVELVDATPEERAIQEGNTGVYLMDVDLLRDGLAALDTDNTQGELYLTGVVAYAVAKGRRVEAIRLEDASECLGVNTRGELAEAAYALRSRKIDELLDAGVTIVDPEQTYVDVDVVVGRDTVIEPGCVIQGDTRIGEGVHVKPHCTIESSVLDDDVVIGPCAHLRPGTHLMKGVRIGNFVEVKNSVLGPGVKADHLSYVGDAEVGAGSSFGCGAITVNYDWDAKHRTVVGAGTRIGCNANLIAPVTLGDGAAVAAGSTVTLDVPDGALAVARTKQRNIEGWMARRARGARTDGAGTAPAATGSKAGAGRARSAAGAKRAAATKKESAGTKAAGRTTRSRKSSAKKSSAKKKSAKGRATPKRATKAAAKERPRAGKTAGKKVGARGAKARR
- the glmS gene encoding glutamine--fructose-6-phosphate transaminase (isomerizing), with the translated sequence MCGIVGIVGRERRAMDVLVDGLAKLEYRGYDSAGVAILSGGALEVRRAVGKLENLRRVLEADPVEGLVGIGHTRWATHGKPSERNAHPHRAGSVVLVHNGIIENYRELRAELEAAGREIASDTDTELIAHCIDAELASGVDLLGACRAASRRLTGSYAFAAISDRDPAHMIAAKQGGSPIILGMADGHTYLASDVPALLDHTRQVTFLDDGDFAVLSADGVQIVDADGRPVDRDVKAIEWNPVAAQKGGYDRFMQKEIFEQPRAITDTIGTRLDEQAALVDLDGIRFTRAEAEKIRGISLVACGTAYYACMVGRYMIEQIAGIPCDVDLASEFRYRKPVLGQDRIVIPVSQSGETADTLAALREGRSQGARILSVCNCRESSIARESDDVLYTHAGPEIGVASTKCFTTQVVALYLVALALGAARGRLSEDELRAHIRDLTRLPRMVEQVLQLDEHIQEIAHRHFKAHDFLFLGRGIMYPIALEGALKLKEISYIHAEGYAAGEMKHGPIALIDENMPVVVIATRGELHEKLVSNLEQVRARDGKVIAIATEGDREIVDKANDVVHIPHLGDFLTSILAVVPLQLLAYHVATRKGTDVDQPRNLAKSVTVE